TTTCAGAAATATGCAAAAtgactttacaaaaaatatatatttggatAAATTGCTTATTTCTGTTACAGATCTCTGCTTCCTGTTCAGTTATAATGAAAGACAGATTCATATTATTATACCGATCAAACAGAAGAAGAGCATCCTCAGCACTGCAGGGAAGCAGCATGTGTAATCACAGTCATCTTTAATGTGATCATATGCCTTCTTGGCATCATTGGAAATGGTGCGGTGATCTGGATTACAGGATTTAAGATGAAGAAGTCAGTGAACACCACCTGGTACCTGAGTCTGGCTTTGTCTGACTTCATTTTCTGCACTACTCTCCCTTTCACCATTGACTCCACAGTTAAGAACAGCTGGAACTTTGGGCTCTTCATGTGCAAGTTCACTGCTTTTGTTATGACCCTTAATATGTACAGCAGTATTTTCATCCTGGTCATCATTATTGTGGATCGCTGCATCACCGTCAAGTTTCCTGTCTGGGCCCAGAATCAGCGCACCGTGCAGAAGGCGTCTTTAGTTGTTGTGTTGGCTTGGTTCATGTCTTCTTTGCTTAGTATTCCATCAGCCAAATTCGGAGAGATTTATAATGCATCAACAGTCATATGTTATCAGGACTATGAGGATCACCACAAAACCATCGTGTTCATCCGCTTTACTTTTGGGTTTTTGATTCCATTCCTGACCATCTTCATCTGTTACTCCATCTTGATCTGTAAACTTCGAGCAAACCAAATATCCAAATTCACCAAGCCCTTCAAGATCATGACATTACTGATCACAGCTTTTTTCATCTGTTGGTTACCATTTCAAATTGTTTCTGTTTTAGCGTTGGACAGACACGAGTACAACCCTGGCTTTTATATGGCCCTACATGTATGTGTTATTCTTGCGTGCGCAAACAGCTTTCTAAACCCATTCCTTTATGCATTCATGGCCAAGGACTCAAAGAAATGGTATTTATTTCTTTCGAAGATTGAAAGCGCCATTGATGAGGAGACCTAAAGTGCTTTTAAGGCAACTTCAATTACCCACATTCCTCTGCTGTCTGAAATTTTAACATAAGTCTCTTCCCAGTGTGACTGGAGAATGCTGGCCTATAGAAATGACTTGGCATTAACAAGTagtgacattgttttttttactgcatgttgGAGTTTCAGaaatttacaattatattttacaattatatttaagttaaaacaaaacaaatcaaaacaaaaaagaaagaaaaacagtcagCTGATGAGTcaagaataaataaaaggttCAACAAAAGCTCCTTTACAAGA
The genomic region above belongs to Labeo rohita strain BAU-BD-2019 unplaced genomic scaffold, IGBB_LRoh.1.0 scaffold_783, whole genome shotgun sequence and contains:
- the LOC127161945 gene encoding chemerin-like receptor 1; its protein translation is KTDSYYYTDQTEEEHPQHCREAACVITVIFNVIICLLGIIGNGAVIWITGFKMKKSVNTTWYLSLALSDFIFCTTLPFTIDSTVKNSWNFGLFMCKFTAFVMTLNMYSSIFILVIIIVDRCITVKFPVWAQNQRTVQKASLVVVLAWFMSSLLSIPSAKFGEIYNASTVICYQDYEDHHKTIVFIRFTFGFLIPFLTIFICYSILICKLRANQISKFTKPFKIMTLLITAFFICWLPFQIVSVLALDRHEYNPGFYMALHVCVILACANSFLNPFLYAFMAKDSKKWYLFLSKIESAIDEET